One part of the Corynebacterium aurimucosum ATCC 700975 genome encodes these proteins:
- a CDS encoding HAD family hydrolase: MTFLLPQLVALDMDGTLLDAHGQLPADFAELQELAAHRGCELVPASGRQLATLKEMFPQGETFIAENGSVVMRGGDIIATFPLSEATVHSAREASAAMDVEHTVVLCAPETAYVARDASDAARAEISKYYKAVTWVDDLDAVPDSNIIKIAIFCESGSEAHIYEPIVRAVPEDNVAVSGKVWLDVMARGVDKGAALVKLAELANVPITATVAFGDYLNDLEMLRAAGTAVAMENAHPQLKDLADIIAPPNTDNGVSTVLRQLLRT, translated from the coding sequence GTGACTTTCTTGCTCCCACAACTTGTTGCTCTTGACATGGACGGCACACTCCTCGATGCCCACGGCCAACTACCAGCGGACTTCGCGGAGCTGCAGGAGCTTGCCGCCCACCGTGGATGCGAGCTAGTTCCGGCCTCAGGGCGCCAACTGGCAACGCTCAAGGAGATGTTCCCGCAAGGCGAAACCTTCATTGCTGAAAATGGCTCGGTAGTCATGCGTGGTGGCGACATCATTGCGACATTCCCGCTCTCGGAAGCGACCGTGCACTCAGCACGCGAGGCCTCAGCGGCCATGGATGTGGAGCACACCGTGGTGCTGTGCGCCCCGGAAACCGCCTACGTCGCGCGGGATGCATCCGATGCAGCGCGCGCAGAGATCTCCAAGTACTACAAGGCAGTCACGTGGGTCGATGACCTAGACGCCGTCCCCGATAGCAACATCATCAAGATCGCCATCTTCTGTGAATCCGGTTCAGAGGCACACATCTACGAACCCATCGTCCGCGCTGTCCCGGAAGACAACGTGGCGGTATCGGGCAAGGTCTGGCTCGATGTCATGGCTCGCGGCGTGGATAAAGGTGCAGCCTTAGTCAAGCTCGCTGAACTTGCCAACGTTCCCATCACCGCCACCGTGGCCTTCGGTGACTACCTCAATGATCTCGAAATGCTGCGCGCTGCCGGGACAGCCGTCGCGATGGAGAACGCGCATCCGCAGCTGAAGGATCTAGCGGATATCATTGCCCCTCCCAATACTGACAACGGCGTCAGCACCGTGCTTCGCCAGCTTTTGCGCACCTAA